A segment of the Panacibacter ginsenosidivorans genome:
GACATGTAAAAAATAATGACGGTTCTGAAGATCTTGGCTACAGGAATATTTTGATCGCTTCTGTATATGGCAAAACCAGGGCTTATGGTTTAACTGATCTTTCTCAATTACAGAGACCGGATTGGGCAAGAAAAATTATTATGCAAAATATTCCTGCATTTAACGGCAGAGAACTTGGGTGGGAAAAAGACGACAGTCTTATTGGTGTTTTTCATAATGCCACTCATGCTATACAATGCGCATTACAAATTCAGCAGGAGCTTATACATTTTGAACAAAAACAACCGGAAATTATTTTTAAGATCGGTATCAGTGCCTCGCAGCCTGTAACACAAAATGGTGATTTTTTTAAAGAAGCTATAAAGCTTGCACACCGTCTCAGCGTAACGGTACAGGATAATCAGATACTTATTTCTTCTCTTGTAAAAAAGCTTTGCAGGAATGAAGAACTTTTAACAAAAAAATCTTCACTGAAATTTCTAAATGAAAAAGAAGAAGAATTTGTTTCAACCCTTATAAGTATAGCCGAAGCAAAATTAGCCGACCAGCAATTCGATCTTAACAGACTCAGCAATGAGGTTTGTGTGAGCCGACCACAGTTGTACCGGAAAGTTATGTCTCTTACAGGCCGCTCCCCGATTGATTTTATACGTGACCTGCGAATGGATAAAGCGCTTACTTTATTAAAACAAAAAAGATCTAACATAGCTGAAATAGCCTATGAGAGCGGATTCAACAGCTCTTCCTATTTTACCAAATGTTTTGCCGAAAAATTTGGTTGTACGCCTTCTTTGTTTATCAAAACTGATATTGCCTGATATAATTACTGAACAAATATTGTTACTCTTTGAACAGCTATTGCTAACATACTGCTATCTGCAAATATAATTTTGTACCATACTTATATAAGCTAAAGAAAACGGCAAAAACAAATCCGGGCTTACTCTTCAGACAGTTTGAAACTTTCAGAACAATTTACCTACAACAACACAAAACAGTTTTAACTGCACTTTAATTACTCACTTAAACTAAATACTTCCCGTATGACAAACGAATTAATTAACGCTCTCAAAAACAGTTTACA
Coding sequences within it:
- a CDS encoding nickel-binding protein; this encodes MPIYMDFHKIANVTIDDVKKAHMADEAIQDKYGVKYHQFWVNQENGSVFCLVEGPDKETCERVHQMAHGNLACALTEVEIGFYEKLMGKEHTVDNGHVKNNDGSEDLGYRNILIASVYGKTRAYGLTDLSQLQRPDWARKIIMQNIPAFNGRELGWEKDDSLIGVFHNATHAIQCALQIQQELIHFEQKQPEIIFKIGISASQPVTQNGDFFKEAIKLAHRLSVTVQDNQILISSLVKKLCRNEELLTKKSSLKFLNEKEEEFVSTLISIAEAKLADQQFDLNRLSNEVCVSRPQLYRKVMSLTGRSPIDFIRDLRMDKALTLLKQKRSNIAEIAYESGFNSSSYFTKCFAEKFGCTPSLFIKTDIA